The following coding sequences lie in one Lolium perenne isolate Kyuss_39 chromosome 2, Kyuss_2.0, whole genome shotgun sequence genomic window:
- the LOC127331086 gene encoding F-box only protein 7-like yields MELSSVASMMSLGSLAIQRTYLCSLVFRVLPKLLGYTPSSLKKLCKDVDPPQSDTIVGTLRELPQDVLMDIFATLEIPDLIRAGAVCPSWHSAYTSLQSLGLYNLSQTPCLLYTSQSAGDSSAYLYSLREKRSYKLTLPDPPIRTRCLIGSSHGWLVTVDERSEMHLVNPITCEQISLPSVITIEHVTPIFDECGLLHKYELSWHAGIYDAFDPPSIYDLDKLRDEFQLKAFVFDDTSTGSYIVVLIHNPLRQLSFAKVGADKWTWLPPYDVYDDCTYKNDILYAVRTTGDIHAFDLSGPVVTMKMITGTSDCLSTGSSYIVQDPWGGLLVICRIFEDYELLPERAPVFWKTGEINMYEVDVVASELKEINCLNAHALFLGHNQSLCLSPKEYPSLKANHVYFTDDSFFWTIGLKNNHRDMGILNLDNNRWEHLILPQLCSNFPAPIWITPDLRRLNLASEAA; encoded by the coding sequence ATGGAGCTAAGTAGCGTCGCCTCGATGATGAGCTTAGGGAGTCTGGCTATACAGCGGACGTATCTGTGCTCCCTAGTCTTCAGAGTTTTGCCAAAACTGCTAGGCTACACTCCCAGTTCACTGAAGAAACTATGCAAAGATGTTGATCCACCACAGAGCGATACTATCGTGGGCACATTGCGAGAGCTGCCTCAGGACGTCTTGATGGATATCTTTGCCACCCTTGAAATCCCTGACCTCATACGTGCTGGCGCCGTCTGCCCCTCTTGGCACTCTGCATATACCAGCCTACAAAGCCTTGGGCTGTATAACCTATCGCAGACACCGTGCCTCCTCTATACTTCTCAATCTGCTGGTGACAGCTCTGCTTACCTCTACAGCCTCAGGGAAAAGAGATCGTACAAGTTAACTCTTCCGGATCCACCTATCCGCACTAGGTGTTTGATAGGGTCCTCTCATGGCTGGCTGGTTACTGTTGATGAAAGATCTGAGATGCATCTTGTCAATCCGATCACATGTGAACAGATTTCTCTACCTTCAGTGATCACCATCGAGCATGTGACGCCCATCTTTGATGAGTGCGGTCTtctacacaagtatgaactgtcgTGGCACGCTGGAATATATGATGCTTTTGACCCGCCATCTATTTATGATCTTGACAAGCTGCGAGACGAATTCCAGCTTAAGGCGTTTGTGTTCGATGATACATCCACAGGAAGCTATATTGTGGTGCTCATCCACAATCCATTGCGTCAGCTATCTTTTGCAAAGGTGGGGGCTGATAAATGGACCTGGCTGCCACCTTATGATGTCTATGACGACTGCACGTACAAAAATGACATATTGTATGCTGTGAGAACAACTGGAGATATTCATGCTTTTGATCTTAGTGGACCTGTTGTCACAATGAAGATGATTACGGGGACATCTGACTGTCTTTCAACTGGTAGTTCGTACATTGTTCAAGACCCATGGGGTGGTCTACTGGTTATCTGTAGAATATTTGAGGATTATGAATTACTACCTGAACGGGCACCTGTGTTTTGGAAGACAGGTGAAATTAATATGTATGAAGTTGATGTGGTGGCAAGTGAACTCAAGGAAATCAATTGCTTGAATGCCCATGCGTTATTTCTTGGGCATAATCAATCACTGTGTCTCAGTCCTAAAGAATATCCATCTCTCAAAGCAAATCATGTCTACTTTACTGATGATAGTTTTTTCTGGACAATTGGATTGAAGAATAATCACCGTGATATGGGAATTCTCAACTTGGATAATAACAGATGGGAGCACCTTATATTACCTCAGCTTTGCTCCAACTTTCCAGCTCCTATTTGGATTACACCTGATCTTAGAAGGCTGAACTTGGCATCAGAGGCTGCTTGA